From Humisphaera borealis, the proteins below share one genomic window:
- a CDS encoding sulfatase-like hydrolase/transferase, whose translation MKVTQPTLAVVLVLCTLCIVSSAVAAEQRPNIVFIVADDLGYGELGCYGGKEIPTPHIDALAAGGARFTSGYVTAPFCAASRAALMTGRYQTRFGFEFNPIGAKNAAPGIGLPVAEKTVADRLRDSGYATALVGKWHLGGTAEFHPQRRGFDEFYGFLHEGHYYVPAPWQGVTTWLRRKTLPDGGKGRWTSPDGRIVWSTHLGGNEHEYDTDNPLLRSSQPIDEKANLTDAFTREACDFVGRHRAQPFFLYLSYNAVHSPMQGADAYMKKFAHIEDVHRRIFAAMLSHLDDSVGKVLAQLREIGVEDNTLVVFLSDNGGPTKELTSSNAPLSGGKGELREGGIRVPFVISWKHHVAAGRVIDTPIASIDVTATAIALARAEAASGTRRLDGIGLMPLLADNATPMPPRPLFWRVGKKNALRVGDWKLIRDGKDWQLYDLARDIGETADLAAKEPARVQQMSALWDAWNAEQVEPLWR comes from the coding sequence ATGAAAGTCACCCAACCCACCCTCGCCGTTGTTCTGGTGCTCTGCACCCTTTGCATCGTCAGCTCAGCCGTCGCGGCCGAGCAACGCCCCAACATCGTCTTCATCGTTGCCGACGATCTGGGCTACGGCGAACTCGGCTGTTACGGCGGTAAAGAGATCCCGACGCCGCACATTGATGCGCTGGCCGCCGGTGGCGCGCGCTTCACCAGTGGGTATGTCACGGCCCCCTTCTGCGCCGCGTCCCGTGCGGCTTTGATGACCGGCCGCTATCAGACTCGCTTCGGGTTCGAGTTCAATCCGATCGGCGCCAAAAACGCGGCCCCGGGCATTGGCTTGCCCGTCGCGGAAAAGACCGTGGCCGATCGCCTGCGCGATTCCGGGTATGCGACAGCTTTGGTGGGCAAGTGGCATCTCGGGGGAACGGCGGAGTTTCACCCGCAGCGGCGCGGTTTTGACGAGTTCTACGGCTTTCTGCACGAAGGTCACTACTACGTGCCGGCGCCGTGGCAGGGTGTGACGACCTGGCTCCGCCGCAAGACATTGCCCGATGGCGGCAAAGGCCGCTGGACCTCGCCCGACGGCCGTATCGTCTGGAGCACGCACCTGGGCGGCAACGAACACGAATACGACACCGACAACCCGCTGCTTCGCAGCAGCCAGCCGATCGACGAGAAGGCGAATCTCACCGACGCCTTCACCCGCGAAGCGTGCGATTTCGTCGGGCGGCATCGGGCTCAGCCGTTCTTCCTCTACCTGTCCTACAACGCCGTTCACAGCCCGATGCAGGGGGCGGACGCGTACATGAAGAAGTTCGCGCACATTGAAGACGTCCACCGCCGCATTTTTGCGGCGATGCTTTCCCATCTCGACGACAGCGTGGGCAAAGTGCTCGCGCAACTTCGCGAGATCGGCGTTGAAGACAACACCCTGGTCGTGTTCCTGAGCGACAACGGCGGCCCGACGAAGGAACTCACTTCCAGCAACGCCCCGCTAAGCGGCGGCAAAGGCGAATTGCGCGAAGGGGGCATTCGCGTGCCGTTCGTGATCTCGTGGAAGCATCACGTTGCGGCCGGGCGGGTCATCGATACGCCGATCGCCTCCATCGACGTGACGGCGACCGCGATCGCGCTGGCCCGCGCCGAAGCGGCGTCGGGCACCAGGCGGCTGGACGGCATCGGCCTCATGCCGCTGCTTGCCGACAACGCCACGCCGATGCCGCCGCGACCATTGTTCTGGCGGGTAGGGAAAAAGAACGCCTTGCGCGTGGGTGACTGGAAGCTGATCCGCGACGGCAAAGACTGGCAGCTCTACGACCTGGCCCGCGATATCGGCGAGACCGCCGACCTGGCCGCCAAAGAACCGGCCCGCGTGCAGCAAATGTCTGCCTTGTGGGACGCCTGGAACGCCGAACAGGTCGAGCCGCTGTGGCGGTAG